In one Saccharibacillus brassicae genomic region, the following are encoded:
- a CDS encoding ABC transporter permease translates to MQKNKKTRGSAVSERPRTAALIKKDVRKNWFPYLLVIPVLIWFIVFCYGPMWGLLIAFKDYKPLLGFSESPWVGMKHFIDFFQGPYFWRVVKNTLLLNLWGIAFGFTAPIILALLLNEIRSKMFKRTVQTITYMPHFISLVVVAGMIHIFTADQGIITQALQWITGKEYTSLLGYSSMFRPLYVFSGIWQSIGWESIIYLAAMGSIDTSLYEAADMDGASRLRKMWHVTLPQITPTIVILFIFAVGGLMASGYEKIILLYNPLTYDTADVIGSYVYRRGLREASLSYSTAVGLFSALINFGLLWMTNSIARRKSEVSLW, encoded by the coding sequence CTGCAAAAAAACAAAAAGACGCGCGGCTCGGCGGTGTCCGAACGCCCCCGAACCGCGGCGCTGATCAAAAAAGACGTGCGCAAAAATTGGTTCCCCTATCTGCTTGTCATTCCCGTCCTGATCTGGTTCATCGTGTTCTGCTACGGGCCGATGTGGGGTCTGCTGATCGCATTCAAGGACTACAAGCCGCTGCTCGGATTTTCCGAAAGTCCCTGGGTCGGCATGAAGCATTTTATCGACTTTTTCCAGGGTCCGTATTTTTGGCGGGTCGTCAAAAATACGCTGCTGCTGAATCTGTGGGGCATCGCGTTCGGCTTCACCGCCCCGATTATTCTGGCGCTGCTGCTGAACGAAATCCGCAGCAAAATGTTCAAACGCACCGTGCAGACGATCACCTACATGCCGCATTTTATTTCACTCGTCGTCGTGGCCGGCATGATCCATATTTTCACTGCCGACCAAGGCATCATTACGCAGGCGCTTCAGTGGATCACGGGCAAAGAGTATACTTCCCTGCTCGGCTACTCTTCGATGTTCCGGCCGCTGTACGTGTTCTCGGGCATCTGGCAGAGCATCGGTTGGGAAAGTATCATCTACCTTGCCGCGATGGGCTCGATCGACACGTCGCTGTATGAAGCGGCGGATATGGACGGAGCGAGCCGACTGCGCAAAATGTGGCATGTCACGCTGCCGCAAATCACGCCGACCATCGTTATCCTGTTCATTTTCGCGGTCGGCGGTCTGATGGCTTCCGGTTACGAAAAAATTATCCTGCTCTATAATCCGCTCACTTACGACACGGCGGATGTGATCGGGTCTTACGTCTATAGACGCGGCCTGCGCGAAGCCAGCCTGAGCTATTCGACGGCCGTCGGATTGTTCAGCGCTCTCATTAACTTCGGCCTGCTCTGGATGACGAACAGTATCGCCAGACGCAAATCCGAAGTCAGCCTGTGGTAG
- a CDS encoding carbohydrate-binding domain-containing protein, translating into MKKTTKIEKTKRFQAKKRTGLVLFLGALLTLSACSSAADTAETAAATTTASASGTQTANSTTTAATATTVPASVNPSGRTTADLVTLDDEDYAAEASADATTIALGGSGASIDGSGAEAADGSVTITAAGTYVLSGTLGDGQIVVDTADADPVHLILNGVDLTDQDSAPIYVKSAGKVILTLAAGTVNTVTDGQTYALNADGEPSAAIFSKADLTINGTGSLTVTANYKDGITSKDDLNIVSGTIDVKAADDGLVGKDRVYVEDGTIGIDAAGDGIKSTNDEDAEKGFVAIRGGTFGITAGQDGIQGETDVVVDGGTFNLVTGGGHENGPEHTEEMGGGFGGGGFGGGQRPEGGMRGPGGTGDPGTGQGPSVDGSGAASGTANTGAAASDGPPALPDGAQPEDGGTPPALPGGASDTAAAESGSDSSAASGTSAAAAETETESGSMKGIKAGTTLIVNGGTIVVDSADDALHSNGDVEVTGGDLQISTGDDALHGETNLTIAAGKVDVKTSYEGLEAEQISIAGGEINVVATDDGVNASEASAAVEAGTGSAAEADAAAGTPETGTTGAETNAADSATEQATTTVAKAEVGTTASGAATGKATTAVVAASGSANEAAADASADSATASATDTAARGGFGGGMGGMGAGSAQLTISGGTLTVDAEGDGLDANGSIAMTGGTVTVYGPTGDGNGALDYDGTFDISGGTLITAGSAGMAQAPSEQSAQLSVAMTFTDTQEAGTRVDLKNDEGAVVATVTPTKAFRTVVFSSADLQNGGTYTVAAGQADVVTFTVSGSVTTWVDESGITTGNTGGMGGGRR; encoded by the coding sequence ATGAAAAAAACGACCAAGATCGAGAAAACGAAAAGATTCCAGGCGAAAAAACGGACCGGCCTCGTCCTTTTCCTCGGCGCCCTGCTGACCTTGTCGGCGTGCAGTTCGGCAGCGGACACGGCGGAGACGGCCGCGGCGACTACGACGGCGTCCGCGTCCGGCACACAGACGGCGAACTCGACCACAACCGCCGCGACCGCGACGACCGTCCCGGCTTCCGTTAACCCGAGCGGCCGGACGACAGCCGATCTCGTCACGCTGGACGACGAAGATTACGCCGCGGAAGCTTCGGCGGACGCGACGACGATCGCGCTCGGCGGAAGCGGCGCTTCGATCGACGGAAGCGGCGCCGAGGCGGCGGACGGATCGGTGACGATTACCGCGGCCGGCACGTACGTCCTGAGCGGGACGCTGGGCGACGGGCAGATCGTCGTGGATACGGCGGATGCCGATCCCGTGCACTTGATCCTGAACGGCGTCGATCTGACGGATCAAGACAGTGCTCCGATCTACGTCAAATCGGCCGGGAAAGTGATTCTGACGCTTGCCGCAGGCACGGTCAACACGGTGACAGACGGCCAGACGTATGCGTTGAACGCGGACGGGGAGCCGAGTGCGGCCATTTTCAGCAAAGCCGATCTGACGATTAACGGAACCGGCAGCCTGACCGTCACGGCCAACTACAAAGACGGCATCACGAGCAAAGACGATCTCAATATCGTCAGCGGCACGATCGACGTCAAAGCGGCGGACGACGGACTGGTCGGCAAAGACCGCGTGTATGTCGAAGACGGCACGATCGGTATCGACGCGGCCGGCGACGGCATCAAATCGACGAACGACGAAGACGCGGAAAAAGGATTCGTGGCGATCCGGGGCGGCACATTCGGGATTACGGCGGGCCAGGACGGCATCCAGGGCGAAACGGACGTCGTCGTGGACGGCGGCACGTTCAACCTCGTGACCGGCGGCGGCCACGAAAACGGGCCGGAGCACACCGAAGAAATGGGCGGCGGCTTCGGAGGAGGCGGCTTCGGCGGCGGCCAGCGTCCGGAAGGCGGCATGCGCGGTCCGGGCGGAACCGGCGATCCGGGAACCGGACAGGGACCGTCCGTGGACGGCAGCGGAGCCGCTTCGGGCACGGCGAATACCGGCGCTGCGGCGTCGGACGGCCCTCCGGCGCTGCCGGACGGCGCCCAGCCCGAAGACGGCGGAACGCCTCCCGCCCTGCCGGGCGGCGCTTCGGATACAGCGGCGGCCGAATCCGGCAGCGATTCTTCCGCGGCGTCCGGCACGTCGGCTGCGGCGGCCGAGACCGAGACCGAATCCGGCAGCATGAAAGGCATCAAAGCCGGGACGACGCTGATCGTGAACGGCGGTACGATCGTCGTCGACTCGGCGGACGACGCGCTGCACAGCAACGGCGACGTCGAAGTGACAGGCGGCGACCTGCAAATCTCGACCGGCGACGACGCGCTGCACGGCGAGACGAACCTGACGATCGCGGCCGGCAAGGTCGACGTCAAGACGAGCTACGAAGGGCTGGAAGCCGAACAGATCTCGATCGCCGGCGGCGAGATCAACGTCGTCGCGACCGACGACGGGGTCAATGCGTCGGAAGCTTCGGCGGCGGTCGAGGCGGGGACAGGGTCGGCGGCAGAGGCGGACGCGGCGGCAGGCACGCCGGAGACAGGGACGACAGGAGCCGAGACGAACGCGGCCGATTCGGCGACGGAACAGGCGACGACGACAGTTGCGAAAGCGGAGGTCGGAACGACGGCATCCGGTGCGGCGACGGGCAAAGCGACGACAGCGGTCGTCGCGGCTTCGGGGTCCGCGAATGAGGCGGCTGCGGACGCGAGCGCCGATTCGGCGACGGCTTCCGCGACCGATACGGCGGCGCGCGGCGGCTTCGGCGGCGGCATGGGAGGGATGGGCGCGGGCAGTGCCCAATTGACCATCAGCGGCGGCACGCTGACCGTCGACGCGGAAGGCGACGGCCTCGATGCCAACGGATCGATCGCGATGACGGGCGGCACGGTGACCGTGTACGGTCCGACGGGCGACGGCAACGGTGCGCTCGACTACGACGGCACGTTCGACATTAGCGGCGGCACGCTGATCACGGCCGGCAGCGCCGGCATGGCGCAGGCTCCGAGCGAACAATCGGCGCAGCTCTCCGTCGCGATGACGTTCACGGACACGCAGGAAGCCGGCACGCGGGTCGATCTCAAGAACGACGAAGGCGCCGTCGTGGCGACCGTCACGCCGACCAAAGCGTTCCGCACCGTCGTATTCAGCTCGGCTGATCTGCAGAACGGCGGCACGTATACGGTGGCGGCCGGTCAAGCCGACGTCGTGACCTTCACCGTCTCGGGCAGCGTGACAACGTGGGTAGACGAGTCCGGCATCACAACCGGGAACACCGGCGGAATGGGCGGAGGCAGACGGTAA
- a CDS encoding GNAT family N-acetyltransferase — MNIKLRTCDERDLQELREISIETFSDTFGEQNKPDNMQAYLEKAFDEQRLLRELKTVNSTFFFLELDGQLAGFLKINTDEAQSEPMGAEALEIERIYVRRTFQQKGLGQTLIDKAFERAAAQRKRSVWLGVWEKNEKAAAFYAKNGFVRTGSHTFMMGDEEQTDWIMTKTLEPQKEPQ; from the coding sequence ATGAACATCAAGCTTCGAACATGCGACGAGCGGGACCTGCAGGAACTGCGCGAGATCAGCATTGAGACGTTTAGCGACACGTTCGGCGAGCAGAACAAACCGGACAATATGCAGGCCTATCTGGAAAAAGCGTTTGACGAACAGCGGCTGCTGCGGGAATTGAAGACGGTGAATTCGACGTTCTTTTTCCTGGAGCTCGACGGGCAGTTGGCCGGCTTCCTGAAGATCAACACCGACGAAGCCCAATCGGAACCGATGGGAGCCGAGGCTTTGGAGATCGAACGTATTTATGTCCGGCGGACTTTTCAGCAAAAAGGACTGGGCCAGACCTTGATCGACAAAGCGTTCGAGCGGGCCGCCGCGCAAAGAAAACGCAGCGTCTGGCTCGGCGTGTGGGAGAAAAACGAAAAAGCCGCCGCTTTTTACGCCAAAAACGGCTTCGTGCGAACCGGTTCCCACACGTTCATGATGGGGGACGAAGAGCAGACCGACTGGATCATGACGAAAACGCTGGAGCCGCAGAAGGAGCCGCAATAA
- a CDS encoding extracellular solute-binding protein, whose amino-acid sequence MRTFAKRAALLAAVSTLAVSTACSGAKTEEASTTDSETTVKQEQVAFTDIGSDIRGNEKPTQQQIDEVNGTLNDTYLGDIFDQPIPNDYSAYPVEGDVTLDVWMAAPAEIPDMNTQLVQKQVQKLTGIKVNFITPPVGQEADAFTLMISSGELPDIIIDPGRYPGGLEAGLNDGAFIDLTDLIEKNAPNYNAWRNSDEMRRKTTVTDSGRLLGFYGIAPYSEWMWFGPLIKKEALEKTGLEVPTTIDEWHTFLTKAKEVGYTEPLNYGSSYGQIFTGIINGAYGVWDWTFMDADGKVQWGPAQPKAKEYLKTMQDWNKEGLLNRDWATADFNQRMATAISDKTAIMMDSPDTMWSYWKQQNDIDFVGAPNPVLNEGDKPQVSYKNFMRAGTSAAITTQAENVEAAMAFLDFGYSKKGWEVFNYGEYGKVHLIDKDGKPYFPAESYIYKDPDGQPVATTLHKYRVHDWANIRDEHNSNPLIVAEGSYSGDIRKTWTEEMDASMTMPPITFTQEEASREAELGNQLATLRSEYYAKIIMGELPVDAYDKFLQEAQKMGLEEFVALHQAALDRYNQR is encoded by the coding sequence ATGCGTACATTCGCCAAACGTGCGGCTCTGTTGGCCGCCGTCTCCACGCTTGCCGTCTCGACGGCATGCAGCGGCGCAAAGACCGAAGAAGCTTCGACCACGGACAGCGAGACGACCGTCAAGCAGGAACAGGTCGCTTTTACCGATATCGGCAGCGATATCCGGGGCAACGAAAAACCGACGCAGCAGCAAATCGACGAAGTGAACGGCACGCTCAACGATACATATCTCGGCGACATTTTCGATCAGCCCATCCCGAACGACTATTCCGCTTATCCGGTCGAAGGCGACGTGACGCTGGACGTATGGATGGCGGCCCCCGCCGAAATCCCGGACATGAACACTCAGCTTGTGCAGAAGCAGGTGCAGAAGCTCACCGGCATCAAAGTCAATTTCATCACGCCGCCGGTCGGACAGGAAGCGGATGCGTTCACGCTGATGATCTCGTCGGGCGAGCTGCCGGACATCATTATCGATCCGGGCCGATATCCGGGCGGGCTCGAAGCGGGTCTGAACGACGGCGCCTTTATCGACCTCACCGATCTGATCGAGAAAAATGCGCCGAACTACAACGCCTGGCGCAACTCCGACGAAATGCGCCGCAAAACGACCGTTACCGACAGCGGCAGACTGCTCGGCTTCTACGGCATCGCGCCTTATTCCGAGTGGATGTGGTTCGGTCCGCTGATCAAGAAGGAAGCGCTGGAGAAGACGGGTCTCGAAGTACCGACCACGATCGACGAATGGCACACGTTCCTCACCAAAGCCAAAGAAGTCGGCTACACCGAACCGCTCAACTACGGCTCGTCGTACGGACAGATTTTCACCGGTATTATCAACGGCGCTTACGGAGTCTGGGACTGGACGTTCATGGACGCGGACGGCAAAGTCCAATGGGGACCGGCCCAGCCCAAAGCCAAAGAGTATCTCAAGACGATGCAGGATTGGAACAAGGAAGGACTGCTCAACCGCGACTGGGCGACGGCGGACTTCAACCAGCGCATGGCGACCGCGATCTCCGACAAGACCGCGATCATGATGGACTCCCCGGATACGATGTGGAGCTACTGGAAGCAGCAGAACGATATCGACTTCGTCGGCGCGCCGAATCCGGTGCTGAACGAAGGCGATAAGCCTCAGGTCAGCTACAAAAACTTTATGCGGGCCGGTACGAGCGCCGCGATTACGACGCAGGCGGAGAACGTCGAAGCGGCGATGGCGTTTCTGGACTTCGGCTACAGCAAAAAAGGCTGGGAAGTGTTCAACTACGGCGAATACGGCAAGGTGCATCTGATCGACAAAGACGGCAAACCGTACTTCCCGGCGGAAAGCTACATTTACAAAGACCCGGACGGACAGCCGGTTGCGACGACGCTGCACAAATACCGGGTGCACGACTGGGCAAATATCCGCGACGAGCATAATTCCAACCCGCTGATCGTGGCCGAAGGCAGCTACTCCGGCGATATCCGCAAAACGTGGACGGAAGAGATGGACGCGAGCATGACGATGCCTCCGATCACGTTTACCCAGGAAGAAGCGTCGCGCGAAGCCGAGCTCGGCAACCAATTGGCGACGCTGCGAAGCGAATACTACGCCAAGATCATCATGGGCGAGCTGCCGGTAGACGCGTACGACAAGTTCCTGCAGGAAGCGCAGAAGATGGGTCTCGAAGAATTCGTCGCCCTGCATCAGGCCGCGCTCGACCGCTACAACCAACGTTAA
- a CDS encoding nuclear transport factor 2 family protein yields METVPLLNTYFRLFDAARTDESAMQDLLSLFVPDAEIVLNGSSRTGFEDFVRAFYAYNSDVKHMWEAWERQPDGSYRTNWAVCGHSAEGKVYAKTGIDIARLNEQGKIVYLENVPTDKEAFGRYND; encoded by the coding sequence ATGGAAACCGTACCTTTATTGAATACTTATTTTCGCCTGTTCGACGCGGCGCGCACCGACGAGTCGGCGATGCAGGATCTGCTCTCGCTGTTCGTTCCCGATGCGGAGATCGTGCTGAACGGCAGCAGCCGTACCGGATTCGAAGACTTCGTGCGAGCGTTCTATGCCTACAACAGCGACGTGAAGCATATGTGGGAAGCGTGGGAACGCCAGCCCGACGGAAGCTACCGCACGAACTGGGCCGTATGCGGACATTCCGCCGAAGGCAAAGTCTACGCCAAGACGGGAATCGACATCGCCCGCCTGAACGAGCAGGGCAAGATCGTCTATCTGGAAAATGTGCCAACCGACAAAGAAGCTTTCGGACGCTACAACGATTAA
- a CDS encoding DUF4956 domain-containing protein — protein MLDSILNSTTTSTTDLTLTTTLMTIALAVVLGLIISLTYMKTNKATYTQGFTLTLVILPIVVAVIILMIGSNVARAFSLAGAFSIIRFRSAAGDPKDITYVLFTMASGLACGVGSLGYAVLFTLILCVVMFALNVFKFGARKSQQKTLKVTIPENLGYEEAFEEVFRKFGVQHDLKKIRTTELGSLYELVYSVTLDASVNQKAFLDSIRTRNGNLDLSLTMAPPMTADY, from the coding sequence ATGCTTGATTCCATTCTCAATAGCACCACGACAAGCACGACCGATCTGACTCTTACGACCACGCTGATGACGATCGCCCTCGCGGTGGTGCTGGGCCTGATCATCAGCTTGACGTATATGAAAACGAATAAAGCGACCTATACGCAGGGCTTTACGCTGACGCTGGTCATTCTCCCGATCGTCGTCGCCGTCATCATCTTGATGATCGGCAGCAACGTGGCCCGCGCGTTCAGCCTGGCCGGAGCGTTCTCGATCATCCGTTTCCGCAGCGCGGCGGGCGATCCGAAAGACATTACGTACGTCCTGTTCACGATGGCGTCGGGCCTGGCCTGCGGCGTCGGCTCTCTCGGCTACGCCGTATTGTTCACCCTGATCCTCTGCGTCGTCATGTTCGCGCTGAACGTCTTCAAATTCGGCGCCCGCAAATCGCAGCAGAAGACGCTCAAAGTGACGATTCCGGAAAATCTCGGCTACGAGGAAGCGTTCGAAGAAGTGTTCCGCAAATTCGGCGTGCAGCACGATCTCAAGAAGATCCGCACGACCGAACTCGGCAGCCTGTACGAACTCGTCTACTCCGTTACGCTGGACGCGAGCGTCAACCAGAAAGCCTTTCTCGATTCGATCCGTACCCGCAACGGCAATCTCGACCTGTCGCTGACGATGGCCCCTCCCATGACCGCCGATTATTAA
- a CDS encoding ArsR/SmtB family transcription factor, whose amino-acid sequence MKTPNIPAAPDLSLTVVCAALGDPVRMKIVRCLASSGEKNCSGFEVDHISKSTLSHHIKILREAGLIRPRFQGKEHFYSLRADELNLRFPGLVDLLLDEKEQGNAAMSV is encoded by the coding sequence ATGAAAACTCCAAATATTCCGGCCGCTCCCGACCTGAGCCTCACCGTCGTATGCGCCGCGCTCGGCGATCCGGTTCGCATGAAGATCGTGCGGTGCCTGGCCAGCTCGGGCGAGAAAAACTGCTCGGGCTTCGAAGTCGACCATATTTCCAAATCCACGCTGTCGCATCATATCAAGATTCTGCGCGAAGCCGGATTGATCCGGCCGCGCTTTCAGGGCAAGGAACACTTCTACTCCCTGCGTGCGGACGAATTGAACCTGCGCTTCCCGGGACTCGTGGATCTGCTGCTTGACGAAAAAGAACAAGGGAACGCCGCGATGTCCGTGTAA
- a CDS encoding carbohydrate ABC transporter permease, producing the protein MVQYKSLGNRLIDAAIYLLLAALTLVCLYPIVHILFASMSDPARLVAHKGLLLAPLGFTLDGYKLIFRDNALLVGYANTLLYVGLGTAINMVMTIMGAYVLSRRDLFFKKYIMILITITMFFGGGLIPWFLLMKDIGLYNNVWAMVLPGAINTWNMIILRTGFQALPQELEEAATIDGASSMRILLSIIVPLSKATLAVIFLYYLVGNWNSWFNAMVLLQDRDKFPLQLLLKEILVANDTSAATMGSSGGVVIDSAGSATAHRELVKYCTIVVSTLPILLVYPFLQKYFVKGVYVGSIKG; encoded by the coding sequence ATGGTCCAATACAAATCGCTGGGCAACCGGCTGATCGACGCGGCGATCTATCTGCTGCTCGCCGCGCTGACGCTCGTCTGCCTGTATCCGATCGTGCATATCCTGTTCGCTTCGATGAGCGATCCGGCGCGGCTGGTTGCCCACAAAGGACTGCTGCTCGCCCCGCTCGGCTTTACGCTGGACGGCTACAAGCTGATCTTCCGCGACAACGCCCTGCTCGTCGGCTACGCCAATACGCTGCTGTACGTCGGACTCGGCACGGCGATCAACATGGTCATGACGATCATGGGCGCCTACGTGCTGTCCCGGCGGGATCTGTTTTTCAAAAAATACATCATGATCCTGATCACGATCACCATGTTCTTCGGCGGCGGACTGATCCCGTGGTTCCTGCTGATGAAAGACATCGGCCTGTACAACAATGTCTGGGCGATGGTGCTGCCGGGCGCGATCAATACGTGGAACATGATCATCCTGCGCACCGGCTTCCAGGCGCTGCCGCAGGAACTGGAAGAAGCGGCGACGATCGACGGGGCAAGCTCCATGCGTATTCTGCTGAGCATCATCGTTCCGCTGTCCAAAGCGACGCTTGCCGTCATCTTCCTCTACTATCTCGTCGGCAACTGGAACTCCTGGTTCAACGCGATGGTGCTGCTGCAGGACCGGGACAAATTCCCGCTCCAGCTTCTATTGAAGGAGATTCTCGTCGCCAACGACACGAGCGCGGCTACCATGGGCAGCTCCGGCGGCGTGGTGATCGACAGCGCGGGCAGCGCCACCGCCCACCGCGAGTTGGTCAAATACTGTACGATCGTCGTCTCGACACTCCCGATCCTGCTCGTATACCCGTTCCTGCAAAAATATTTCGTCAAAGGCGTATACGTGGGGTCGATCAAAGGCTAG
- a CDS encoding MarR family winged helix-turn-helix transcriptional regulator has product MTEILREIGMIARALDSISNIEFKEQQLTKGQYLYLVRICENPGIIQEKLAEMIKVDRTTAARAIQKLETNGLVEKRGDAHNRKIKKLFPTQQGLEVVPVIRRENDHSDRVALAGLSQEEAETVLHLLRKIRGNVEVDWEFVKKGGKRDY; this is encoded by the coding sequence ATGACAGAAATCCTGCGCGAGATCGGCATGATCGCCCGGGCGCTCGACTCGATCAGCAATATCGAATTCAAGGAGCAGCAGCTCACCAAAGGGCAATATCTCTACCTCGTGCGCATCTGCGAGAACCCCGGCATCATTCAGGAGAAGCTGGCGGAGATGATCAAAGTGGACCGGACGACGGCCGCCCGCGCGATCCAGAAGCTGGAGACGAACGGACTGGTCGAGAAAAGAGGCGACGCACATAACCGCAAGATCAAGAAGCTGTTTCCGACGCAGCAAGGGCTGGAAGTCGTCCCGGTGATCCGGCGCGAGAACGACCATTCCGACCGGGTGGCGCTGGCCGGATTGTCGCAGGAAGAAGCAGAGACGGTGCTGCACCTGCTGCGCAAAATCCGCGGCAACGTCGAAGTCGATTGGGAGTTTGTCAAAAAAGGCGGCAAACGGGACTACTGA
- a CDS encoding SWIM zinc finger family protein has translation MLQLTASHIDSLAPNAAAAKNGRGLVQKNKFVKLNVSAEGDLLFGECSGSGKSNYVCSVDFVTPDNPVSRCSCPSRQFPCKHALGLMYAYADGLKFEQASVPEDISSKRDKAGKREENKAKRDSGELPPAKPKKVNKAALKKKIGQQLEALDELEKLSLSLVRGGLGTANAKTVKDLNDHAKRLGSSYLTGAENELRRLALLLEQEDRESGYTYAAEQLTLLNAFIKKGRSYLQAKQEDPELSPDAESTIEEWLGHAWQLSELKEAGRVSENVQLLQLAFYSYRDEARKEFVDTGFWLELGESRIHRTVQYRPFKAVKFMKEEDSFFSVAQINELYRYPGGLNARVRFEGMLPRQTSSADFESIRSAASTSIADAVKAVKNQLKDPLADRAPVVLLQAARIAQTESGAFALVDESGGTLELGDIYRLPQPTTPLLSLVDPALLEDTDVLAMFEHRMDTGRLVAQPLTLIKGERITRLLY, from the coding sequence TTGCTACAATTGACTGCATCCCATATCGATTCGCTCGCCCCGAACGCTGCCGCGGCCAAGAACGGCCGCGGGCTCGTTCAGAAGAACAAGTTCGTCAAGCTCAACGTATCCGCGGAAGGCGACCTGCTGTTCGGCGAATGTTCCGGCAGCGGCAAGTCCAACTACGTCTGTTCCGTCGACTTCGTCACTCCCGACAATCCGGTGTCCCGCTGCAGCTGCCCGAGCCGGCAGTTTCCGTGCAAGCACGCGCTGGGCCTTATGTACGCTTACGCGGACGGCCTGAAGTTCGAGCAGGCGTCCGTGCCGGAAGACATTTCGTCGAAGAGAGACAAGGCCGGCAAGCGCGAAGAGAACAAGGCCAAGCGCGACAGCGGCGAACTTCCGCCCGCCAAGCCGAAGAAAGTGAACAAGGCCGCGCTCAAGAAGAAGATCGGGCAGCAGCTTGAAGCGCTGGACGAACTGGAGAAATTGTCGCTGTCGCTCGTGCGCGGCGGGCTGGGCACGGCGAACGCGAAGACGGTCAAAGACCTGAACGACCATGCCAAGCGGCTCGGCAGCAGTTATTTGACCGGAGCGGAGAACGAGCTTCGCCGCCTGGCCCTGCTGCTGGAGCAGGAAGATCGCGAGAGCGGGTATACATACGCGGCCGAGCAGCTGACGCTGCTGAACGCTTTTATCAAGAAAGGCCGCTCCTACCTGCAGGCGAAGCAGGAAGATCCGGAACTGTCGCCGGATGCGGAATCGACGATCGAGGAATGGCTGGGCCATGCCTGGCAGCTGTCCGAGCTGAAGGAAGCGGGACGGGTCAGCGAGAACGTCCAACTGCTGCAGCTCGCGTTCTACAGCTACCGGGACGAAGCGCGCAAAGAATTCGTCGATACCGGCTTCTGGCTGGAACTCGGCGAGAGCCGGATTCACCGCACGGTGCAGTACCGCCCGTTCAAAGCGGTCAAGTTCATGAAGGAAGAAGACAGCTTTTTCAGCGTCGCGCAGATCAATGAGCTGTACCGGTATCCGGGCGGCCTGAACGCCCGCGTGCGCTTCGAGGGCATGCTGCCGCGGCAGACGTCTTCCGCCGATTTCGAATCGATTCGATCCGCCGCTTCGACTTCGATCGCGGACGCGGTGAAGGCCGTCAAGAACCAGCTCAAGGACCCGCTGGCCGACCGCGCGCCGGTCGTTCTGCTGCAAGCGGCCCGGATCGCGCAGACCGAGAGCGGGGCTTTCGCGCTGGTCGACGAATCCGGCGGCACGCTGGAACTCGGCGACATTTACCGGCTTCCGCAGCCGACCACGCCCCTGCTGTCGCTCGTCGATCCCGCGCTGCTGGAAGACACCGACGTGCTGGCGATGTTCGAGCACCGGATGGACACGGGAAGACTCGTCGCCCAGCCGCTCACGCTGATCAAGGGCGAGCGGATCACGCGGCTGTTGTATTGA